The following are from one region of the Sandaracinus amylolyticus genome:
- a CDS encoding FG-GAP repeat domain-containing protein, translating to MRALSISILCVVLAACTNEPRAPMAMSDGEVGVVASELTAAQRRVRAGQIRDAAYASGITQGWLLAGIADAETQMSHCWRELTWACQGPNSSDCGGGPVVAGAGDGPCSARQGGLGMFQFDAGTFEDTLRREGNRILSIAGNTQAAVDFVAGMVIRSAYISGVDTRAQAIAWMNGVRVGNARWDPWIRTVTHYYNGCAPSYSCFSQRYAHYRDNTRNVYNEMGATFWVVPRCTPAAESCNGDDDDCDGRTDENVTRACSSACGAGTQACSGGGWGACDAPQPVTESCNGRDDDCDSRTDEGDLCEVALLNEQPAAYAAPRSTDVDADGRADLCARGYGGVRCWTASASGWSAPWAAIPWSDASGWNDVTNYATLRMGDVNGDGRADVCARSNADVICALSSASGFGAHTTWRAGLSDDSGWSAPRYYTTLRLADVNGDGRDDLCARDRAGFGCWLSDGARFDRRIEGPRWSDESGWGAAKHYGTIRMGDLDGDRRADVCARAAAGVECWRSSGDAFDTRIEGPRWSDESGWGAMRYWSTLRLVDFDGDGRGDLCARSSTDLRCVRGTGSGFGEPVIVHPMSDASGWSDIANYATLRVGDLDGDGADDLCARANAGVTCFAWDGSAFVQRSGPEWSDDSGWSQARHYQTIRLADFDGDGLDDVCARAGAGWRCHRSNGEGFGAAVTFEELTDAGGWIEPRYWSTILSAGHACRAEMESCNGRDDDCDGEIDEHATEEICNGVDDDCDGEIDEHAGDESCNGRDDDCDGEVDDGLSCEPPATGDGGIGAAPDGGVGMHHGGTMSGGCTAGGAGTGARPFAVLLVLGAILAARRRRA from the coding sequence ATGCGCGCTCTCTCCATCTCGATCCTCTGCGTCGTCCTCGCCGCCTGCACCAACGAGCCACGCGCTCCGATGGCCATGAGCGACGGCGAGGTCGGCGTCGTCGCGTCCGAGCTCACCGCCGCGCAGCGTCGCGTGCGCGCCGGACAGATCCGCGATGCCGCCTACGCGTCGGGCATCACCCAGGGCTGGCTGCTCGCGGGCATCGCCGACGCCGAGACCCAGATGTCGCACTGCTGGCGCGAGCTCACCTGGGCCTGCCAGGGGCCCAACAGCAGCGACTGCGGGGGCGGACCGGTGGTGGCGGGCGCGGGCGACGGACCCTGCTCGGCGCGCCAGGGCGGCCTCGGCATGTTCCAGTTCGACGCGGGCACCTTCGAGGACACGCTGCGCCGCGAGGGCAACCGCATCCTCAGCATCGCGGGCAACACCCAGGCGGCGGTCGACTTCGTCGCCGGCATGGTGATCCGCAGCGCGTACATCTCGGGCGTCGACACCCGCGCCCAGGCGATCGCGTGGATGAACGGCGTGCGGGTCGGCAACGCGCGGTGGGATCCCTGGATCCGCACCGTCACCCACTACTACAACGGCTGCGCGCCGAGCTACTCGTGCTTCTCGCAGCGCTACGCGCACTACCGCGACAACACGCGCAACGTCTACAACGAGATGGGCGCGACGTTCTGGGTCGTGCCGCGCTGCACGCCCGCCGCCGAGTCGTGCAACGGCGACGACGACGACTGCGACGGACGCACCGACGAGAACGTGACGCGCGCGTGCTCGAGCGCGTGCGGCGCGGGCACCCAGGCGTGCTCGGGCGGCGGATGGGGCGCGTGCGACGCGCCGCAGCCCGTCACCGAGTCGTGCAACGGTCGCGACGACGACTGCGACTCGCGCACCGACGAGGGCGATCTCTGCGAGGTCGCGCTGCTCAACGAGCAGCCCGCGGCGTACGCGGCGCCGCGCTCGACCGACGTCGACGCCGACGGGCGCGCCGATCTCTGCGCGCGCGGCTACGGCGGCGTGCGCTGCTGGACCGCGAGCGCGAGCGGCTGGAGCGCGCCCTGGGCCGCGATCCCGTGGAGCGACGCGAGCGGCTGGAACGACGTGACGAACTACGCGACGTTGCGCATGGGCGACGTGAACGGCGACGGACGCGCCGACGTGTGCGCGCGCTCGAACGCCGACGTGATCTGCGCGCTCTCGAGCGCCTCCGGCTTCGGCGCGCACACGACGTGGCGCGCCGGGCTCTCCGACGACAGCGGGTGGAGCGCGCCCCGCTACTACACGACGCTGCGCCTCGCCGACGTGAACGGCGACGGGCGCGACGATCTCTGCGCGCGCGATCGCGCGGGCTTCGGGTGCTGGCTCTCCGACGGCGCGCGCTTCGATCGCCGCATCGAGGGCCCGCGGTGGAGCGACGAGAGCGGGTGGGGCGCCGCGAAGCACTACGGGACGATCCGCATGGGCGATCTCGACGGTGATCGTCGCGCCGACGTGTGCGCGCGCGCGGCGGCGGGCGTCGAGTGCTGGCGCTCGAGCGGCGACGCGTTCGACACGCGCATCGAGGGCCCGCGGTGGAGCGACGAGAGCGGCTGGGGCGCGATGCGCTACTGGAGCACGCTGCGCCTCGTCGACTTCGACGGCGACGGGCGCGGTGATCTCTGCGCGCGCAGCTCGACGGATCTGCGCTGCGTGCGCGGCACCGGGAGCGGCTTCGGCGAGCCGGTGATCGTGCATCCGATGTCGGACGCGAGCGGCTGGAGCGACATCGCCAACTACGCGACGCTGCGGGTCGGCGATCTCGACGGCGACGGCGCCGACGATCTCTGCGCGCGCGCCAACGCGGGCGTCACCTGCTTCGCGTGGGACGGCAGCGCGTTCGTGCAGCGCAGCGGCCCCGAGTGGAGCGACGACTCGGGCTGGTCGCAGGCGCGTCACTACCAGACGATCCGCCTCGCCGACTTCGACGGCGACGGGCTCGACGACGTGTGCGCGCGCGCCGGCGCGGGGTGGCGCTGTCATCGGTCGAACGGCGAGGGCTTCGGCGCGGCGGTGACGTTCGAGGAGCTCACCGACGCGGGCGGATGGATCGAGCCGCGCTACTGGTCGACGATCCTCTCCGCGGGCCACGCGTGCCGCGCCGAGATGGAGTCGTGCAACGGTCGCGACGACGACTGCGACGGCGAGATCGACGAGCACGCGACCGAGGAGATCTGCAACGGCGTCGACGACGACTGCGACGGCGAGATCGACGAGCACGCGGGCGACGAGTCGTGCAACGGGCGCGACGACGACTGCGACGGCGAGGTCGACGACGGGCTCTCGTGCGAGCCGCCGGCGACCGGCGATGGCGGGATCGGCGCGGCGCCGGACGGCGGCGTCGGCATGCACCACGGCGGCACGATGAGCGGTGGCTGCACCGCCGGCGGCGCGGGAACGGGCGCGCGTCCGTTCGCGGTGCTGCTGGTGCTCGGGGCGATCCTGGCGGCACGGCGCCGTCGCGCCTGA
- a CDS encoding PQQ-dependent sugar dehydrogenase translates to MRALAAIAIVSLLGCGSSSRPERPPPERTPAQTSAPPPGPPRTARLVPTTALEPRTFHIALEDLPPPSDTEDVRQRPEVVDPPADARLRVPAGFEVNVLADGLAMPRWLRITPSGEILVTETRENRITLLADRDGDGAAEERAVFADDDRGQRLDIPFGMAFAGGFFFVGNQDEVRRWPYRAGQRALEGEGERITELPGGGYHQHWTRNVVVSPDGSQLYVSIGSQSNADPDPLPRASVQVMGLDGSGRRTFASGLRNPVGLAFHPRTGALWTTVNERDELGDDLVPDYLAHLEDGQFYGWPWVYLAPDRRDPRLARRPLPEEARRTVTPEVLFQAHSAALGIAFYDGATFPERYRGSAFVAFRGSWNRRLGTGYGIALVPFDESGRPRGGYQEFLDGFLLDPEVPRVWGRPVGVVIAPDGSLLFTEETNGRIYRVQWVGERR, encoded by the coding sequence ATGCGCGCGCTCGCCGCGATCGCCATCGTGTCGCTGCTCGGCTGCGGGAGCTCGTCGCGTCCGGAGAGGCCGCCACCCGAGCGGACGCCCGCGCAGACCAGCGCGCCGCCGCCCGGGCCCCCGCGCACCGCGCGCCTCGTCCCCACCACGGCGCTCGAGCCGCGCACGTTCCACATCGCGCTCGAGGATCTCCCGCCGCCGAGCGACACCGAGGACGTGCGGCAGCGCCCCGAGGTCGTCGATCCTCCGGCCGATGCGCGGCTGCGCGTGCCCGCGGGCTTCGAGGTGAACGTGCTCGCCGACGGCCTCGCGATGCCGCGCTGGCTGCGCATCACGCCGAGCGGGGAGATCCTCGTCACCGAGACCCGCGAGAACCGCATCACGCTGCTCGCCGATCGCGACGGAGACGGCGCGGCCGAGGAGCGCGCGGTGTTCGCCGACGACGATCGCGGACAGCGCCTCGACATCCCGTTCGGGATGGCGTTCGCGGGCGGCTTCTTCTTCGTCGGCAACCAGGACGAGGTGCGGCGCTGGCCCTACCGCGCGGGACAGCGCGCGCTCGAGGGCGAGGGCGAGCGCATCACCGAGCTGCCGGGCGGCGGCTACCACCAGCACTGGACGCGCAACGTCGTCGTGTCGCCCGACGGGTCGCAGCTCTACGTCTCGATCGGCTCGCAGAGCAACGCCGATCCCGATCCGCTGCCGCGCGCGTCGGTGCAGGTGATGGGGCTCGACGGAAGCGGGCGCCGCACGTTCGCGTCGGGGCTGCGCAACCCGGTGGGGCTCGCGTTCCATCCGCGCACCGGCGCGCTGTGGACCACGGTCAACGAGCGCGACGAGCTCGGCGACGATCTGGTGCCCGACTACCTGGCGCACCTCGAGGACGGGCAGTTCTACGGCTGGCCGTGGGTGTACCTCGCGCCGGATCGCCGCGACCCGAGGCTCGCGCGCCGCCCACTCCCCGAGGAGGCGCGCCGCACGGTCACGCCCGAGGTGCTCTTCCAGGCCCACAGCGCCGCGCTCGGGATCGCGTTCTACGACGGCGCGACGTTCCCCGAGCGGTACCGCGGATCGGCGTTCGTCGCGTTCCGCGGATCGTGGAACCGGCGGCTCGGCACCGGGTACGGGATCGCGCTGGTGCCCTTCGACGAGAGCGGACGCCCGCGCGGCGGCTACCAGGAGTTCCTCGACGGATTCCTGCTCGATCCCGAGGTGCCGCGGGTGTGGGGACGGCCGGTCGGGGTGGTGATCGCGCCCGACGGGAGCTTGCTGTTCACCGAGGAGACGAACGGGCGGATCTACCGCGTGCAGTGGGTGGGCGAGCGCCGGTGA
- a CDS encoding exonuclease SbcCD subunit D C-terminal domain-containing protein, giving the protein MPRPFTLCHTADWHLGHALHGRSREAEHAAFSAWLVDLLEAQRVDALVIAGDVFDSASPSGAAQGQLFEFLAALRARCPAIDVVIVAGNHDSPSRLAAPDPVLRSLRVRMVGAVPWVGRGRDQRIDPEPLVVPLHAEGAIAAWALAVPYLRACDLPALDPEASDEEPAVRIARGARRVYEEVAAHARTLRRDDQALIVTGHCHVAGAAVSDGSERPVIGGVAGALPVSVFPEDATYVALGHLHLAQEVEAQEVSGAHVRYSGSPIPLALGEESYPHEVRLVTFEGGRIATQAGHRVPRSVPILRVPRSGPAPIDETLAALRALAEDEVVRAAASGPETRWPWVEARVRLERAEPALRARVDEALAGLPVRLVKLTVEQARTGSSPGTEEGASLRELAELDVREVFLRRWALEQEGDPPDDVLAAFDEARAAVLGSDGARGTESGP; this is encoded by the coding sequence ATGCCGCGCCCCTTCACGCTCTGCCACACCGCCGACTGGCACCTCGGGCACGCCCTGCACGGCCGCTCGCGCGAGGCGGAGCACGCTGCGTTCTCGGCCTGGCTGGTGGATCTGCTCGAGGCGCAGCGCGTCGACGCGCTGGTGATCGCGGGCGACGTGTTCGACAGCGCGAGCCCCTCGGGCGCGGCGCAGGGTCAGCTCTTCGAATTCCTGGCGGCGCTGCGGGCGCGCTGTCCGGCGATCGACGTGGTGATCGTCGCGGGCAACCACGACTCCCCGTCGCGCTTGGCCGCGCCCGATCCGGTGCTGCGATCGCTGCGGGTGCGGATGGTGGGCGCGGTGCCGTGGGTGGGCCGCGGGCGCGATCAGCGGATCGACCCCGAGCCCCTCGTGGTGCCGCTGCACGCGGAGGGCGCGATCGCGGCGTGGGCGCTCGCGGTGCCCTATCTGCGCGCGTGCGATCTGCCTGCGCTCGATCCCGAGGCGAGCGACGAGGAGCCGGCGGTGCGCATCGCGCGGGGCGCGCGGCGCGTCTACGAGGAGGTCGCGGCCCACGCGCGCACGCTGCGTCGCGACGATCAGGCGCTGATCGTCACCGGCCACTGCCACGTGGCGGGCGCGGCGGTGTCGGACGGGAGCGAGCGTCCCGTGATCGGCGGGGTCGCGGGGGCGCTGCCGGTCTCGGTGTTCCCGGAGGACGCGACGTACGTCGCGCTCGGGCACCTGCACCTCGCTCAGGAGGTGGAGGCGCAAGAAGTGTCGGGCGCGCACGTGCGGTACTCGGGCTCCCCGATCCCGCTGGCGCTCGGCGAGGAGAGCTATCCGCACGAAGTGCGGCTGGTGACGTTCGAAGGAGGGCGCATCGCGACCCAGGCGGGGCATCGCGTGCCGCGCTCGGTGCCGATCCTCCGGGTTCCACGGAGCGGTCCGGCGCCGATCGACGAGACGCTCGCGGCGCTGCGGGCGCTCGCCGAGGACGAGGTGGTGCGCGCTGCGGCGAGCGGGCCCGAGACCCGCTGGCCGTGGGTCGAGGCGCGGGTGCGGCTGGAGCGCGCAGAGCCTGCGCTGCGCGCGCGGGTGGACGAGGCGCTCGCGGGCCTGCCGGTGCGCCTGGTGAAGCTCACCGTCGAGCAGGCGCGGACGGGATCGTCGCCGGGCACCGAGGAGGGCGCGAGCCTGCGCGAGCTCGCCGAGCTCGACGTGCGCGAGGTGTTCCTGCGGCGCTGGGCGCTCGAGCAGGAGGGCGATCCGCCCGACGACGTCCTCGCGGCGTTCGACGAGGCGCGCGCGGCGGTGCTCGGCAGTGACGGTGCGCGCGGCACGGAGAGCGGGCCGTGA
- a CDS encoding AAA family ATPase has translation MKILAIRGEGLASLARRFELALDAAPLRDAGVFAIVGPTGAGKSTLLDALCVALYDRTPRLTGRGERIGTEEDARAAGDPRNLLRRGAGRGHAEVDFRGIDGRVYRARWEVRRARGQADGRLQDTTMSLVDVETGRAVSGTRKGEVLAAIEERLGLSFAQFQRAVLLAQGRFAAFLEADDRDRAELLERMTGTEIYGRISIEVARRAREERSALERLEEGLAYVAPMSDDARRAQEASLPERTLEVARAAQRARTLEAQARWWTERDLWAREEAESRRELAELDGQLDLSEARRRDIEEAQRAEPLRAPLEALDRAEQVGRGARAAKVNADAVAASAERERGEATEALARAEMQEREARARADALSPVLREARALDRELAVARAKMGEAAARAARAAEVSTARGAERVAHGGRIATLHRQIESATGRRRAEGALDTIAEDDAPRLIERLERLVALRDSARDAAERRARVAAQTAPRRRALEEAIVDAQRWRAALEAAGERLAARRDALARELGAHELRDALERLGAARSALAVIGDAARRASVAAARAATARASERAARLAIERGEARRAEALSALPSARARLLEAERARDLATAMLDLAQLRSELRDGDACPLCGALDHPYARHAPVALVDAQRARVAELRDEVVALERALATADAEIGSERVASERAAEAAVASEREATEETQRAREASRARALESLASWWSGAGMRLRARLAPAEDVHAAGAGGAGGAPIWAEARDRSLDEAAVEAWSRGVEEARARVLAALAAREAAERAVEGASQERDRAASGLAQVERAARDAESALEAVGRAVAEHEREHARALADLEESAARIATWRAAIEARVGPLEALDRAALAEVQRALATCAEARRDEARARSALAALEADAARAADAEAAAKRDEEDARTALARAEEEVAALASRRSAIAADDLDALEESARIGCDAGRAMRESAAQHRARTETALAAALEAVSSAARANVESTRELVAARTRLEDALRTSGLEEAALRRLLARPREELAAWRRELAVLDERRARGHAVLDERVRRREAHDAAPPDGLLPRDAIERELARARDAENVERRLLASLEDALARDDRQRAERAEIVARIEAQRVRVGTWATLETLIGSADGKRFRVFAQGLTLELLLDHANAQLERLAPRYALRRTPGAELGVQVVDREMGDEIRGIKSLSGGETFLVSLALALALASMTARRVPVDSLFIDEGFGGLDAESLEVVLAALDALQASGRQVGVVSHVAAMAERFAARVEVRPAGHAESLVEVVS, from the coding sequence GTGAAGATCCTCGCGATCCGTGGCGAGGGTCTGGCGAGCCTCGCTCGCCGGTTCGAGCTCGCGCTCGACGCCGCGCCCCTGCGTGATGCGGGCGTGTTCGCGATCGTCGGTCCGACGGGGGCCGGGAAGAGCACGCTGCTCGATGCGCTGTGCGTCGCGCTCTACGACCGCACTCCACGGCTGACCGGGCGCGGCGAGCGCATCGGCACCGAGGAGGACGCGCGCGCCGCGGGCGATCCGCGGAACCTGCTGCGTCGCGGCGCGGGGCGCGGGCACGCCGAGGTCGACTTCCGCGGCATCGACGGGCGGGTCTATCGCGCTCGGTGGGAGGTCCGGCGCGCGCGAGGCCAGGCCGACGGACGGCTGCAGGACACGACGATGTCGCTGGTCGACGTCGAGACGGGGCGTGCGGTCTCGGGCACCCGGAAGGGCGAGGTGCTCGCTGCGATCGAGGAGCGCCTCGGGCTCTCGTTCGCGCAGTTCCAGCGCGCGGTGTTGCTCGCGCAGGGACGCTTCGCCGCGTTCCTCGAGGCCGACGATCGTGATCGCGCGGAGCTGCTCGAGCGCATGACCGGCACCGAGATCTACGGACGGATCTCGATCGAGGTGGCGCGGCGCGCGCGCGAGGAGCGGTCCGCGCTGGAGCGGCTGGAGGAAGGGCTCGCGTACGTCGCGCCGATGTCCGACGACGCGCGCCGGGCGCAGGAGGCGAGCCTGCCGGAGCGGACGCTCGAGGTCGCACGCGCGGCGCAGCGCGCGAGGACGCTCGAGGCGCAGGCGCGATGGTGGACCGAGCGCGATCTGTGGGCGCGCGAAGAAGCCGAGTCGCGGCGCGAGCTCGCGGAGCTCGACGGACAGCTCGACCTCTCGGAGGCGCGGCGTCGCGACATCGAGGAGGCGCAGCGGGCCGAGCCGTTGCGCGCGCCGCTCGAGGCGCTCGATCGCGCCGAGCAGGTCGGGCGTGGGGCACGAGCCGCGAAGGTGAACGCCGACGCGGTGGCGGCATCGGCCGAGCGGGAGCGCGGCGAGGCGACCGAGGCGCTCGCGCGCGCCGAGATGCAGGAGCGCGAGGCGCGGGCGCGCGCGGATGCGCTGAGCCCGGTGCTGCGGGAGGCGAGGGCGCTCGATCGCGAGCTCGCCGTCGCCCGGGCGAAGATGGGCGAAGCGGCCGCGCGCGCCGCGCGCGCAGCCGAGGTGTCCACGGCGCGTGGTGCGGAGCGTGTGGCGCACGGCGGACGCATCGCGACGCTGCACCGGCAGATCGAGTCGGCGACGGGGCGACGTCGCGCGGAGGGCGCGCTCGACACGATCGCGGAGGACGATGCGCCTCGGTTGATCGAGCGGCTCGAGCGTCTCGTCGCGCTGCGGGACTCGGCGCGGGACGCGGCGGAGCGACGCGCGCGGGTCGCGGCGCAGACCGCGCCGCGGAGGCGGGCGCTGGAGGAGGCGATCGTCGACGCCCAGCGCTGGCGAGCGGCGCTCGAAGCGGCGGGGGAGCGTCTCGCAGCGCGTCGAGACGCGCTCGCGCGAGAGCTCGGAGCCCACGAGCTCCGCGACGCGCTCGAGCGCCTCGGGGCCGCACGATCCGCGCTGGCGGTGATCGGCGATGCAGCGCGCCGCGCATCGGTGGCGGCAGCGCGCGCGGCGACGGCGAGGGCCTCCGAGCGCGCGGCGCGGCTCGCGATCGAGCGCGGTGAGGCCCGTCGAGCCGAAGCGCTGAGCGCGCTGCCTTCGGCGCGTGCGCGCCTGCTGGAGGCCGAGCGTGCGCGCGATCTCGCGACTGCGATGCTCGATCTCGCGCAGCTGCGCTCGGAGCTGCGTGACGGCGATGCGTGCCCGCTCTGCGGCGCGCTCGATCATCCGTACGCGCGCCACGCGCCGGTCGCGCTCGTGGATGCCCAGCGAGCGCGCGTCGCCGAGCTGCGCGACGAGGTCGTCGCGCTGGAGCGCGCGCTCGCGACCGCGGATGCGGAGATCGGCTCGGAGCGCGTCGCGTCGGAGCGCGCCGCCGAAGCGGCCGTCGCGTCGGAGCGCGAGGCCACCGAGGAGACGCAGCGCGCGCGCGAAGCGTCGCGCGCGAGGGCGCTCGAGTCGCTCGCGTCGTGGTGGTCGGGCGCCGGGATGCGGCTGCGGGCGCGGCTCGCGCCCGCCGAGGACGTGCACGCGGCGGGTGCAGGAGGCGCGGGGGGCGCGCCGATCTGGGCGGAGGCGCGCGACCGCTCGCTCGACGAGGCCGCGGTCGAGGCGTGGTCGCGCGGCGTCGAGGAGGCGCGGGCGCGGGTGCTCGCCGCGCTCGCCGCGCGCGAGGCCGCGGAGCGTGCAGTCGAGGGCGCGTCGCAGGAGCGGGACCGTGCCGCGTCGGGGCTCGCGCAGGTCGAACGCGCGGCGCGCGATGCCGAGAGCGCGCTCGAAGCGGTCGGGCGCGCGGTCGCGGAGCACGAGCGCGAGCATGCGCGCGCGCTCGCCGATCTCGAGGAGAGCGCGGCGAGGATCGCGACGTGGCGGGCCGCGATCGAGGCGCGAGTGGGCCCGCTCGAGGCGCTCGATCGGGCGGCGCTCGCCGAGGTCCAGCGCGCGCTCGCGACGTGCGCCGAGGCGCGGCGCGACGAGGCGCGCGCACGCTCCGCGCTGGCTGCGCTCGAGGCGGATGCAGCGCGCGCAGCGGACGCCGAAGCCGCAGCGAAGCGCGACGAAGAGGACGCGCGCACCGCGCTCGCACGCGCCGAAGAGGAGGTCGCCGCGCTCGCGTCACGCCGCAGCGCGATCGCTGCCGACGATCTCGACGCACTGGAGGAGAGCGCGCGCATCGGGTGCGACGCCGGCCGCGCCATGCGCGAGTCGGCCGCCCAGCACCGCGCGCGGACCGAGACCGCGCTCGCGGCGGCGCTCGAGGCCGTGTCGTCGGCTGCGCGCGCGAATGTCGAGAGCACGCGAGAGCTCGTGGCGGCGCGCACGCGGCTCGAGGATGCGCTGCGCACGTCGGGGCTCGAGGAAGCCGCGCTGCGCCGATTGCTGGCGCGTCCGCGCGAGGAGCTCGCGGCATGGCGTCGCGAGCTCGCGGTGCTCGACGAGCGACGTGCGCGTGGCCACGCCGTCCTCGACGAGCGCGTCCGCCGTCGCGAAGCGCACGACGCCGCGCCGCCCGACGGACTGCTCCCCCGTGACGCCATCGAGCGCGAGCTCGCGCGCGCTCGCGACGCGGAGAACGTGGAGCGCCGACTGCTCGCGTCGCTCGAGGACGCCCTGGCGCGCGACGATCGCCAGCGCGCCGAGCGTGCCGAGATCGTGGCGCGCATCGAGGCGCAGCGGGTGCGTGTCGGCACCTGGGCCACGCTCGAAACGCTGATCGGCTCCGCCGACGGCAAGCGCTTCCGGGTGTTCGCGCAGGGGCTCACCCTCGAGCTCCTGCTCGATCACGCGAACGCGCAGCTCGAGCGACTCGCCCCGCGCTACGCGCTGCGCCGCACCCCGGGCGCGGAGCTCGGCGTGCAGGTCGTCGATCGCGAGATGGGCGACGAGATCCGCGGCATCAAGAGCCTCTCGGGCGGCGAGACGTTCCTGGTCTCGCTCGCGCTCGCGCTGGCGCTCGCGTCGATGACGGCGCGACGCGTCCCGGTGGACTCGCTCTTCATCGACGAGGGCTTCGGCGGGCTCGACGCGGAGAGCCTCGAGGTCGTGCTCGCAGCGCTCGACGCGCTGCAGGCGAGCGGGCGTCAGGTCGGCGTCGTCTCGCACGTCGCGGCGATGGCGGAGCGCTTCGCCGCGCGCGTCGAGGTGCGCCCGGCCGGGCACGCGGAGAGCCTCGTCGAGGTCGTCTCGTGA
- the prfB gene encoding peptide chain release factor 2 (programmed frameshift): MSMPVGEARERLSELAQRHEALGGIFDVDGLRLQIDRLNDHTLRPGFWDDAEAAQKVVQEKAAIEAVVTKYEKLQRETKDLGDLLEMADGDESVIDEVIAQIPELEKATRQMEVARMLAGKTDRSDAIVTIHPGTGGVDAQDWAEMLLRMYLRWCEKKGYKTEIVDQQAGEQAGIKGATIHVRGPFAYGYLRAENGVHRLIRISPFDANARRQTAFASLEVVPDLDDDVGEIEIKPEDLQVDTFRAGGKGGQHVNKTESAIRITHIPSGVIVACQAERSQHKNRATAMKMLRGKLYELERQKREAEFQANYGVDKMESGFGSQVRTYTLAPYRLVKDERTEFKTGAVDAVLDGDLDDLIEAYLMKTADQRKKKDEAATAAAQ; the protein is encoded by the exons ATGTCGATGCCCGTCGGCGAAGCCCGCGAACGACTGTCGGAGCTCGCTCAGCGCCACGAAGCGCTG GGAGGTATCTTTGACGTCGACGGCCTTCGTCTGCAGATCGATCGTCTGAACGACCACACCCTGCGCCCCGGCTTCTGGGACGACGCCGAAGCCGCGCAGAAGGTGGTCCAGGAGAAGGCGGCCATCGAGGCCGTCGTCACCAAGTACGAGAAGCTCCAGCGCGAGACCAAGGACCTCGGCGATCTCCTCGAGATGGCCGACGGCGACGAGTCGGTGATCGACGAGGTCATCGCGCAGATCCCCGAGCTCGAGAAGGCGACGCGACAGATGGAGGTCGCGCGCATGCTCGCGGGGAAGACCGATCGCTCCGACGCGATCGTGACGATCCATCCTGGCACCGGCGGCGTCGACGCGCAGGACTGGGCCGAGATGCTCCTCCGCATGTACCTGCGGTGGTGCGAGAAGAAGGGCTACAAGACCGAGATCGTCGACCAGCAGGCCGGTGAGCAAGCTGGGATCAAGGGCGCGACGATCCACGTGCGAGGCCCCTTCGCGTACGGCTACCTGCGCGCCGAGAACGGCGTGCACCGCCTGATCCGCATCTCGCCGTTCGACGCCAACGCCCGCCGTCAGACCGCGTTCGCCTCGCTCGAGGTCGTGCCCGATCTCGACGACGACGTGGGCGAGATCGAGATCAAGCCGGAGGACCTGCAGGTCGACACCTTCCGCGCCGGCGGCAAGGGCGGTCAGCACGTCAACAAGACCGAGTCGGCGATCCGCATCACGCACATCCCGAGCGGCGTGATCGTCGCGTGCCAGGCGGAGCGCTCGCAGCACAAGAACCGCGCGACCGCGATGAAGATGCTGCGCGGCAAGCTGTACGAGCTCGAGCGCCAGAAGCGCGAGGCCGAGTTCCAGGCGAACTACGGCGTCGACAAGATGGAGAGCGGGTTCGGCTCCCAGGTCCGCACCTACACGCTCGCGCCGTACCGCCTGGTCAAGGACGAGCGCACCGAGTTCAAGACCGGCGCAGTCGATGCGGTGCTCGACGGTGACCTCGACGATCTCATCGAGGCCTACCTGATGAAGACCGCGGATCAGCGGAAGAAGAAGGACGAGGCCGCGACCGCCGCGGCCCAGTGA
- a CDS encoding tetratricopeptide repeat protein, with translation MRGVNVAGLVLLVVVGCGGAQVRTQSAAGGAIEPGALFVEASNGRTDLLQVPETSVDELESARRSARGAERRRVLRDLARAHLLAAESSEGREARRHRADAERAAEAAANGSRDSTLLAEMAFVELWLSWRAGERAAVGRAERFTTRFAGAGELALMAWMIRGELAFGAEQWADAATAYRYALGQLEHPLYAYALHRSAESWEHAGRPDDARAARGEVVQLGCASDASEATMRVVQLAARELGVAMVADETGRVRPSTCATTTTRSASGGDDELPPSMR, from the coding sequence ATGCGTGGGGTGAACGTCGCGGGGCTCGTGCTGCTCGTCGTGGTGGGATGCGGCGGCGCGCAGGTGCGGACGCAGAGCGCAGCGGGCGGTGCGATCGAGCCCGGCGCGCTCTTCGTCGAGGCGTCGAACGGGCGGACCGATCTGCTGCAGGTGCCGGAGACGAGCGTCGACGAGCTCGAGTCGGCGCGTCGCAGCGCGCGGGGCGCGGAGCGACGTCGGGTGCTGCGCGATCTCGCGCGGGCGCATCTGCTCGCGGCGGAGTCGAGCGAGGGGCGCGAAGCGCGGCGTCATCGTGCCGATGCCGAGCGCGCGGCGGAGGCGGCGGCGAACGGGAGCCGCGACTCGACGCTGCTCGCGGAGATGGCGTTCGTGGAGCTGTGGCTGAGCTGGCGCGCGGGAGAGCGCGCGGCGGTGGGGCGCGCCGAGCGCTTCACGACGCGCTTCGCGGGCGCGGGCGAGCTCGCGCTGATGGCGTGGATGATCCGCGGTGAGCTCGCGTTCGGCGCGGAGCAGTGGGCCGACGCGGCGACGGCGTATCGCTATGCGCTCGGGCAGCTCGAGCATCCGCTCTATGCGTACGCGCTGCATCGGAGCGCGGAGAGCTGGGAGCACGCGGGACGCCCCGACGACGCGCGCGCAGCGCGCGGCGAGGTGGTGCAGCTCGGATGCGCGAGCGACGCGAGCGAGGCGACGATGCGCGTGGTGCAGCTCGCGGCGCGCGAGCTCGGGGTCGCGATGGTCGCGGACGAGACCGGTCGGGTGCGACCGTCGACGTGCGCGACCACCACGACGCGCAGCGCATCGGGCGGCGACGACGAGCTGCCGCCCTCGATGCGCTGA